Proteins from a genomic interval of Maylandia zebra isolate NMK-2024a linkage group LG15, Mzebra_GT3a, whole genome shotgun sequence:
- the lpin1b gene encoding phosphatidate phosphatase LPIN1 isoform X1 translates to MISAEDGDELDEAAQNYATDTTWSWTRQTMNFVGQLAGQVFVQVKELYRGLNPATLSGCIDVIVVRQPDGSLQCSPFHVRFGKLGVLRSREKVVDMEINGEPVDLHMKLGENGEAFFVQETENDQEVVPSYLATSPILSDGPVLMGKISGTPIQNLCSVASNGENSNVMMKKRRKRRRKARADSLRREESGDYSADEDMFPIDISSDEVAEMESNRSSSRDVSREENTVGSTNSSFKQAGMYTRSDGEWSPIQSPGNSRPTSPKSDSELIGKPSNTDNQNPEMHWAWGELPQAAMPSVLPLKSSPPPVCPVSIPVSESTHFRVITPEVSSEQCGPCSEIPALRLLMPTETMHTEEMVDAESIGMESQTITSAMQVTTVGGVAARMVADMEDTSPRPQGKADSPSKKKDKRSRHLGSDGIYLDDITELEPEVAALYFPKSDTGATVRSISDPGLHSTSQSPQSVSSGGDSGVDSYCDPMSDLPSIAISLCGGLNDNREITKEQFYKKTVSYQQFTENPSIIDDPNLVVKIGSKYYNWNTAAPLVLAMQAFQKPLPKAAVENIMKEKMPKKAGRWWFSWRSKNSSAKSDSASERGACCTAEQVGNMTSRLKEESSSSDEDHREAKQNSSLIQTEPVLTTGGVSYKKTLRLTSEQLLSLQLQDGPNDVVFSVTTQYQGTCRCQGTIYLWNWDDKIIISDIDGTITRSDTLGHILPTLGKDWTHQGIAQLYHKVSQNGYKFLYCSARAIGMADMTRGYLNWVNERGTMLPMGPVLLSPSSLFSALHREVIEKKPEKFKVECLTDIKNLFYPNKQPFYAAFGNRPTDVYSYKEVGVSLNRIFTVNPKGELVQEHAKTNISSYVRLCEVVDHVFPLKARASSSDFPCSDTYSHFTYWREQFPLVESQETTPQQTASSSS, encoded by the exons ATGATATCAGCAGAAGATGGAGACGAGTTAGATGAGGCTGCTCAGAACTATGCCACTGACACCACCTGGAGCTGG ACCCGTCAAACCATGAATTTCGTGGGCCAGTTGGCGGGCCAGGTGTTTGTCCAGGTCAAAGAGCTGTACCGAGGCCTCAATCCCGCCACCCTCTCTGGCTGCATCGACGTCATTGTTGTGAGACAGCCCGATGGCTCCCTGCAGTGCTCGCCATTCCACGTGCGCTTTGGCAAGCTGGGGGTCCTACGGTCCCGAGAGAAAGTG GTGGACATGGAAATCAACGGAGAACCAGTAGATCTCCACATGAAGCTTGGGGAGAACGGCGAGGCGTTTTTTGTGcaagaaacagaaaatgatcAG GAAGTGGTTCCCTCCTACCTGGCCACCTCTCCTATCCTATCAGATGGACCTGTTTTGATGGGGAAGATCTCCGGGACACCCATACAGAATCTGTGCTCCGTGGCAAGCAATGGCGAGAACAGTAACGTGATGATgaagaaaaggaggaagaggaggaggaaggctcGGGCGGACAGCCTGAGGAGAGAGGAAAGTGGAGACTACTCCGCGGACGAAGACATGTTCCCCATAGACATCAGCTCGGATGAAGTGGCAGAAATGGAGAGCAACAG GTCTTCATCTCGGGATGTCTCTAGAGAGGAGAACACAGTTGGTTCGACCAACAGTTCTTTCAAACAGGCTGGCATGTACACTCGTTCAGATGGGGAGTGGAGTCCCATTCAGAG tcCTGGAAACTCTCGCCCCACATCTCCCAAGAGTGATTCTGAGCTAATTGGCAAAccgtcaaacacagacaatcaGAATCCAGAAATGCACTGGGCGTGGGGAGAGCTGCCTCAGGCCGCCATG CCATCTGTCCTTCCACTGAAGTCCAGCCCTCCACCAGTTTGCCCCGTATCTATCCCGGTGTCTGAAAGCACGCACTTCCGTGTGATTACGCCTGAGGTGTCTTCGGAACAGTGCGGACCCTGCTCGGAAATACCAGCACTGCGACTGCTGATGCCGACAGAGACGATGCACACAGAGGAAATGGTCGATGCAGAATCCATTGGGATGGAGTCTCAAACGATAACTTCGGCGATGCAAGTTACAACAGTGGGAGGCGTGGCAGCTCGTATGGTGGCCGACATGGAGGACACTTCACCCCGTCCACAAGGCAAAGCAGACTCTCCGTCAAAGAAAAAAG ATAAAAGGAGTCGCCATCTTGGTTCTGATGGAATTTATCTGGACGACATCACTGAGCTTGAACCGGAAGTGGCAGCCCTTTATTTTCCTAAGAG tgACACTGGTGCAACAGTGAGGAGCATCTCGGATCCGGGCCTCCACAGCACCAGTCAGTCTCCTCAGTCTGTAAGCTCTGGAGGAGACAGTGGAGTAGACAGTTACTGCGATCCCATGTCTGACCTGCCATCAATTGCCATCTCTTTGTGTGGGGGGCTCAATGACAACAGGGAGATCACGAAAG AGCAATTTTATAAGAAGACCGTGTCCTATCAGCAGTTCACAGAGAACCCCTCTATCATCGACGACCCCAACTTAGTGGTGAAAATTGGCTCAAA GTACTATAATTGGAACACTGCAGCTCCGCTTGTGCTGGCTATGCAAGCCTTTCAGAAGCCTCTGCCAAAG GCTGCAGTGGAGAACATCATGAAGGAGAAGATGCCCAAGAAAGCAGGAAGGTGGTGGTTCTCCTGGAGAAGCAAAAACAGCAGTGCCAAATCG GATTCAGCCTCTGAGCGTGGGGCCTGTTGCACTGCTGAGCAGGTTGGGAATATGACAAGCAG ACTGAAAGAAGAGTCATCCTCTAGTGATGAGGACCACCGGGAAGCCAAGCAGAACTCTTCCCTCATACAGACAGAGCCGGTACTCACAACGGGAGGCGTGTCTTATAAGAAAACTCTCCGACTCACATCAGAGCAGCTG CTGTCTCTTCAGTTGCAAGACGGGCCTAACGATGTCGTGTTCAGCGTCACCACTCAGTACCAGGGAACCTGTCGCTGTCAAGGCACCATCTACCTCTGGAACTGGGATGACAAGATAATTATCTCCGACATAGATGGAACCATTACCAG GTCAGACACATTAGGTCATATCCTGCCCACACTCGGGAAAGACTGGACACACCAGGGGATTGCTCAGCTGTACCACAAAGTCAGCCA AAATGGCTACAAGTTCCTGTACTGCTCAGCCCGAGCGATCGGCATGGCTGACATGACTAGAGGTTACCTCAACTGGGTCAACGAGAGAGGCACTATGCTTCCTATGGGCCCCGTCCTCTTGAGCCCGAGCAGCCTCTTTTCAGCTCTGCACAG GGAGGTGATAGAGAAGAAGCCGGAGAAGTTCAAGGTAGAGTGTCTCACTGATATCAAGAACCTCTTCTACCCCAACAAGCAGCCGTTCTACGCAGCATTCGGCAACAGACCGACG GATGTATACTCATACAAAGAAGTTGGGGTGTCACTAAACAGGATTTTTACAGTGAACCCCAAAGGGGAGCTGGTGCAGGAGCACGCCAAGACCAACATCTCATC CTACGTACGTTTGTGCGAGGTCGTTGACCACGTGTTTCCGCTGAAGGCCCGAGCGTCCTCCTCTGACTTCCCCTGCTCGGACACCTACAGCCACTTCACCTACTGGAGGGAGCAGTTCCCCCTGGTGGAGAGTCAGGAAACTACACCTCAACAGACCGCCAGCTCCAGCAGCTGA
- the gnpat2 gene encoding dihydroxyacetone phosphate acyltransferase — translation MTSTYKDSGTASLKDEEEFTDILEERRCTTDLGYALRTFNPQPYKGAPSSSTSDLKKAVLESQYLRYIAKEIALETGSSVEKVRQEARGILEEMSHNLQLGFIRLMAYTVNKVFKRLFRSIYVNMEGLNMLQQAIQESPVILMPNHRSYVDFLIVSFILFTYDIPIPVIAAGIPLASMKVVGEILRRSGAFFIRRAIGSDKLYWAVLSEYVRTIVRTGCAPLEFYVEGFRSRTLKSVVPKLGMMDMVLEPYFKGEVFDITLVPISISYDRVVEESLLALELLGVPKPKESTTGLFKASRVLQEDYGCMHVNFGRPLSVRQLCEGKINRSEYNLIPRDLPQRPSTEIQDCVNWVAHLIVRTQEEGSLISPWSLMACLLLQAPITTLTEEGLQWHGLTEKTLWLRKLVLDFRGRLNWPAHTTDSDVMSSTVALHHSIVHHKAGRVCLVQDGDPASQDPLSPEEGVMRTAAAVLMLVSYRNQALHVFVRPGILATAIHITKSTQKDELFSFFCFLRDVFANEFIFIPGRASQDFDEACSLLQKCGAVHMSEQEVTVLETGLEVLSFLQKLLQPFLDSYQLIFRYLCENGAHVFMEKQFLPAVQNLATKLILSGDLHTFEVLSSDTQKNVLSALRRLEAVTKLRASQQNEYKVNKAAVRRTGDILSGKIPPESLHAIPDARL, via the exons ATGACGAGTACG TATAAAGATTCAGGCACTGCAAGCCtgaaggatgaggaggagtttACGGATATATTGGAGGAGAGGAGATGCACAACTGATCTTGGCTATGCCCTGAGAACCTTTAACCCTCAACCGTACAAAGGAGCCCCATCCAGCTCCACTTCTGACCTCAAGAAAGCTGTACTGGAGTCCCAGTATCTGCGCTATATTGCCAAAGAG ATTGCCTTGGAGACGGGGTCATCCGTGGAGAAGGTGAGACAAGAGGCTCGTGGGATTTTGGAGGAAATGTCTCACAATCTGCAGCTGGGGTTTATCAGGCTGATGGCCTACACTGTCAATAAGGTGTTCAAGAGACTCTTCAGAAGCATCTATGTCAACATGGAAGGACTCAACATG ctgcagcaagcCATCCAGGAGAGTCCTGTGATCCTGATGCCCAATCACAGGAGTTATGTGGACTTCTTGATTGTCTCCTTCATCCTGTTCACCTACGACATCCCAATACCTGTCATAGCTGCAGGAATTC CTCTTGCAAGCATGAAGGTTGTTGGAGAGATTCTGCGTCGCTCCGGAGCTTTCTTTATCCGAAGAGCAATCGGCTCTGACAAGCTGTACTGGGCGGTGCTGTCAGAATATGTCCGAACAATTGTCAGG ACAGGATGTGCTCCTTTGGAGTTTTATGTAGAGGGTTTCAGGAGTCGCacactgaagtctgtggtgCCAAAGCTTG GTATGATGGACATGGTGCTGGAGCCATATTTTAAAGGTGAGGTGTTTGACATTACGCTGGTGCCCATTAGTATCAGCTATGACAGAGTAGTGGAGGAGTCATTGCTTGCACTTGAGTTGTTGGGTGTCCCCAAACCCAAAGAAAGCACCACC GGACTGTTTAAAGCTAGCAGAGTTCTGCAGGAAGATTATGGCTGCATGCATGTGAACTTTGGCCGCCCCCTGTCTGTTCGACAGCTGTGTGAGGGAAAGATAAATCGGAGCGAGTACAATCTCATACCAAG AGATCTTCCACAGAGACCAAGTACGGAGATCCAGGACTGTGTGAACTGGGTGGCTCATTTGATTGTGCGAACCCAGGAGGAGGGCTCATTGATCAGTCCTTGGTCTCTGATGGCTTGCCTGTTGCTCCAGGCTCCAATCACAACTTTAACAGAAGAGGGTTTGCAGTGGCATGGGCTCACGGAAAAAACACTCTGGCTCAGGAAGCTGGTGCTGGACTTCAGGGGCCGTCTGAACTGGCCTG CACACACCACAGACTCAGACGTGATGTCATCCACCGTGGCTCTTCATCACTCCATCGTCCATCATAAAGCGGGCCGTGTCTGCCTGGTTCAGGATGGAGACCCTGCGAGCCAAGATCCACTCAGCCCAGAGGAGGGTGTGATGAGGACGGCGGCGGCGGTGCTGATGCTGGTTTCCTACAGGAATCAGGCGTTGCATGTCTTTGTGCGTCCAGGAATACTTGCTACTGCCATCCACATCACAAAAAGCACACAGAAGG ATGAGCTGTTCAGCTTCTTCTGCTTCCTGCGGGACGTCTTCGCCAATGAATTCATCTTCATCCCTGGCAGGGCATCGCAG GACTTTGACGAGGCATGTTCACTCCTGCAGAAATGTGGAGCAGTCCACATGAGTGAACAGGAAGTGACCGTGTTGGAAACGGGGCTGGAAGTGTTATCCTTTCTGCAGAAGCTGCTGCAACCCTTCTTAGACTCATATCAG CTGATCTTCAGGTACTTGTGTGAAAACGGAGCTCACGTGTTTATGGAGAAGCAGTTCCTACCTGCTGTGCAAAACCTGGCTACAAAACTCATCCTCTCAG gtgATCTTCACACCTTTGAAGTCCTCTCTTCTGACACACAGAAAAATGTTCTTTCTGCACTGCGGAGACTGGAGGCAGTGACAAAGTTGAGGGC GTCCCAGCAGAACGAATACAAAGTGAACAAAGCAGCTGTCAGAAGAACTGGTGACATACTCT CTGGGAAAATCCCCCCTGAGAGCCTCCACGCTATACCTGACGCAAGACTTTAG
- the lpin1b gene encoding phosphatidate phosphatase LPIN1 isoform X2, which produces MNFVGQLAGQVFVQVKELYRGLNPATLSGCIDVIVVRQPDGSLQCSPFHVRFGKLGVLRSREKVVDMEINGEPVDLHMKLGENGEAFFVQETENDQEVVPSYLATSPILSDGPVLMGKISGTPIQNLCSVASNGENSNVMMKKRRKRRRKARADSLRREESGDYSADEDMFPIDISSDEVAEMESNRSSSRDVSREENTVGSTNSSFKQAGMYTRSDGEWSPIQSPGNSRPTSPKSDSELIGKPSNTDNQNPEMHWAWGELPQAAMPSVLPLKSSPPPVCPVSIPVSESTHFRVITPEVSSEQCGPCSEIPALRLLMPTETMHTEEMVDAESIGMESQTITSAMQVTTVGGVAARMVADMEDTSPRPQGKADSPSKKKDKRSRHLGSDGIYLDDITELEPEVAALYFPKSDTGATVRSISDPGLHSTSQSPQSVSSGGDSGVDSYCDPMSDLPSIAISLCGGLNDNREITKEQFYKKTVSYQQFTENPSIIDDPNLVVKIGSKYYNWNTAAPLVLAMQAFQKPLPKAAVENIMKEKMPKKAGRWWFSWRSKNSSAKSDSASERGACCTAEQVGNMTSRLKEESSSSDEDHREAKQNSSLIQTEPVLTTGGVSYKKTLRLTSEQLLSLQLQDGPNDVVFSVTTQYQGTCRCQGTIYLWNWDDKIIISDIDGTITRSDTLGHILPTLGKDWTHQGIAQLYHKVSQNGYKFLYCSARAIGMADMTRGYLNWVNERGTMLPMGPVLLSPSSLFSALHREVIEKKPEKFKVECLTDIKNLFYPNKQPFYAAFGNRPTDVYSYKEVGVSLNRIFTVNPKGELVQEHAKTNISSYVRLCEVVDHVFPLKARASSSDFPCSDTYSHFTYWREQFPLVESQETTPQQTASSSS; this is translated from the exons ATGAATTTCGTGGGCCAGTTGGCGGGCCAGGTGTTTGTCCAGGTCAAAGAGCTGTACCGAGGCCTCAATCCCGCCACCCTCTCTGGCTGCATCGACGTCATTGTTGTGAGACAGCCCGATGGCTCCCTGCAGTGCTCGCCATTCCACGTGCGCTTTGGCAAGCTGGGGGTCCTACGGTCCCGAGAGAAAGTG GTGGACATGGAAATCAACGGAGAACCAGTAGATCTCCACATGAAGCTTGGGGAGAACGGCGAGGCGTTTTTTGTGcaagaaacagaaaatgatcAG GAAGTGGTTCCCTCCTACCTGGCCACCTCTCCTATCCTATCAGATGGACCTGTTTTGATGGGGAAGATCTCCGGGACACCCATACAGAATCTGTGCTCCGTGGCAAGCAATGGCGAGAACAGTAACGTGATGATgaagaaaaggaggaagaggaggaggaaggctcGGGCGGACAGCCTGAGGAGAGAGGAAAGTGGAGACTACTCCGCGGACGAAGACATGTTCCCCATAGACATCAGCTCGGATGAAGTGGCAGAAATGGAGAGCAACAG GTCTTCATCTCGGGATGTCTCTAGAGAGGAGAACACAGTTGGTTCGACCAACAGTTCTTTCAAACAGGCTGGCATGTACACTCGTTCAGATGGGGAGTGGAGTCCCATTCAGAG tcCTGGAAACTCTCGCCCCACATCTCCCAAGAGTGATTCTGAGCTAATTGGCAAAccgtcaaacacagacaatcaGAATCCAGAAATGCACTGGGCGTGGGGAGAGCTGCCTCAGGCCGCCATG CCATCTGTCCTTCCACTGAAGTCCAGCCCTCCACCAGTTTGCCCCGTATCTATCCCGGTGTCTGAAAGCACGCACTTCCGTGTGATTACGCCTGAGGTGTCTTCGGAACAGTGCGGACCCTGCTCGGAAATACCAGCACTGCGACTGCTGATGCCGACAGAGACGATGCACACAGAGGAAATGGTCGATGCAGAATCCATTGGGATGGAGTCTCAAACGATAACTTCGGCGATGCAAGTTACAACAGTGGGAGGCGTGGCAGCTCGTATGGTGGCCGACATGGAGGACACTTCACCCCGTCCACAAGGCAAAGCAGACTCTCCGTCAAAGAAAAAAG ATAAAAGGAGTCGCCATCTTGGTTCTGATGGAATTTATCTGGACGACATCACTGAGCTTGAACCGGAAGTGGCAGCCCTTTATTTTCCTAAGAG tgACACTGGTGCAACAGTGAGGAGCATCTCGGATCCGGGCCTCCACAGCACCAGTCAGTCTCCTCAGTCTGTAAGCTCTGGAGGAGACAGTGGAGTAGACAGTTACTGCGATCCCATGTCTGACCTGCCATCAATTGCCATCTCTTTGTGTGGGGGGCTCAATGACAACAGGGAGATCACGAAAG AGCAATTTTATAAGAAGACCGTGTCCTATCAGCAGTTCACAGAGAACCCCTCTATCATCGACGACCCCAACTTAGTGGTGAAAATTGGCTCAAA GTACTATAATTGGAACACTGCAGCTCCGCTTGTGCTGGCTATGCAAGCCTTTCAGAAGCCTCTGCCAAAG GCTGCAGTGGAGAACATCATGAAGGAGAAGATGCCCAAGAAAGCAGGAAGGTGGTGGTTCTCCTGGAGAAGCAAAAACAGCAGTGCCAAATCG GATTCAGCCTCTGAGCGTGGGGCCTGTTGCACTGCTGAGCAGGTTGGGAATATGACAAGCAG ACTGAAAGAAGAGTCATCCTCTAGTGATGAGGACCACCGGGAAGCCAAGCAGAACTCTTCCCTCATACAGACAGAGCCGGTACTCACAACGGGAGGCGTGTCTTATAAGAAAACTCTCCGACTCACATCAGAGCAGCTG CTGTCTCTTCAGTTGCAAGACGGGCCTAACGATGTCGTGTTCAGCGTCACCACTCAGTACCAGGGAACCTGTCGCTGTCAAGGCACCATCTACCTCTGGAACTGGGATGACAAGATAATTATCTCCGACATAGATGGAACCATTACCAG GTCAGACACATTAGGTCATATCCTGCCCACACTCGGGAAAGACTGGACACACCAGGGGATTGCTCAGCTGTACCACAAAGTCAGCCA AAATGGCTACAAGTTCCTGTACTGCTCAGCCCGAGCGATCGGCATGGCTGACATGACTAGAGGTTACCTCAACTGGGTCAACGAGAGAGGCACTATGCTTCCTATGGGCCCCGTCCTCTTGAGCCCGAGCAGCCTCTTTTCAGCTCTGCACAG GGAGGTGATAGAGAAGAAGCCGGAGAAGTTCAAGGTAGAGTGTCTCACTGATATCAAGAACCTCTTCTACCCCAACAAGCAGCCGTTCTACGCAGCATTCGGCAACAGACCGACG GATGTATACTCATACAAAGAAGTTGGGGTGTCACTAAACAGGATTTTTACAGTGAACCCCAAAGGGGAGCTGGTGCAGGAGCACGCCAAGACCAACATCTCATC CTACGTACGTTTGTGCGAGGTCGTTGACCACGTGTTTCCGCTGAAGGCCCGAGCGTCCTCCTCTGACTTCCCCTGCTCGGACACCTACAGCCACTTCACCTACTGGAGGGAGCAGTTCCCCCTGGTGGAGAGTCAGGAAACTACACCTCAACAGACCGCCAGCTCCAGCAGCTGA